AGTCGAACACGAACGGGCCCGGCGACTGCGGCCCGGTCGCCGTGCAGGTGATGGTGATGCCGAAGACGGTCATCTGCAACGAGCCGCCGAAGGCCTCCAGGCTGTCCCCGGAGGCGACGGTGCCGTTCAGCGGACCGACCTGGACGGGGTCGCCGGCGGCCATCGCCGGGTTCTCGGTGCCGGAGAAGGCGACGGTGCCGCCGCTCGCCCTCACCAGGGTGAGCGTCGAGGCGATCGAGTCCGCGGACAGCGCGATCGGCGCGGTGATCGCGGACGAGTTGACGGTGACGGTGGCGGCGGTGCCGCTCTGCGTCGCGGTGATGGTGGCCTCGCCGCCGCCGAAGCTGCCGCAGTCGGCGGTGATCGTCGCGGTGGCGGGGGTGACGGCGAGGGCGGCGGGTGCGAAGGCGAGGCCGGTGACGGCGAGGGCCCCGGCAGTCAGGGCCGCACCTGCTGCGATACGTGTTCGTCTCATGGGATTCGCTCCCTTTCGGGGTGGGGGAATTCCGTGGGGGGACAGCTCGGCAGGTGGGTGCGGGCACGCTGCGGGGCGAGCTGAGAACCGAGATCTGAGAGCTGAGATCTGACGGTCCGTCGGAACCGTCGTTTCCATTGATGCGCCTGGGGCGAGGGTCGGCAAGGGTGATTTCCGGCCTCAACTACCGACGGGTCAACTACCGCGTCCGATAGGGCAGTCGGCGGTGATCGTCGCGGTCAGCTCCTGCTGGGCGACATGTCCTGGAGGCCCACCACGCGCAGCAGTCGGAGGCGTTCGTAGGCGTCCGTTCCGGGGCGGGCCGAGTGCACGACCAGGAGGTGGTGGTGCTGGTGGCTGACCATGACCTCGCAGTCCAGCTCCAGCAGGCCGACCAGGGGGTGCAGGAAACGCTTGGTCGCCTCGTTGCGCCGGGACACCTCGTGCTCGTCCCACAGCCGGGCGAACTCCGCGCTGCCCGCCCGCAGTTCGGCGACCAGCTCGGTCGGCTCCGGGTCGTCGGGGCGGGCCGCGGCCACCGCGCGCAGGCTGGAGACATGGGCGCGCGCATGGCTCTCGAAGTCCTCCGGCGGGAAGAGCGTGCGCGCGGCCGGGTCGAGGAAGAAGAGCCGGGCGAGGTTGCGCTCGCGCCGCGGGCGGGACATCACGTCGCCGATCAGCGCCTTGGCCATCGCGTTCTGCGCCAGCACCTCACCGCAGTCGTTCACCACCTGCGCCGGTGAGTCGTGCAGCCGGTCCAGGATCAGCAGCAGCCCGGGGCGCACGTGCGCCGACGCCGTCTCGTGCCGTGGCGGCTCCTCGCCGGCCAGGTGGAACAGATGGTCCTGCTCGACGTCGGTCAGGCGCAGCGCGCGGCCCAGCGCGGTGAGCATCTGACGGGACGGGCGCGGGCCCCGGGACTGTTCCAGCCGGGTGTAGTAGTCCACCGACATGCCCGCCAGCTGCGCCACCTCCTCGCGGCGCAGGCCCGGTGTACGGCGCCGGGAGCCGGGCGCGAGGCCCACGTCGGACGGGGCCAGCCGGGCGCGGCCGCGGCGCAGGAAGTCGGCGAGTTCGGCTCGGTTCACCCCTCCAGCCTGCGCCACGGCGCGCGCCTTATCCAGGGACTGCCGATCCCCCGATCAACGGGTCTCTCCCGCCCGCACCGGCCCCGTCCGAGGGTGGTCGGTGACGAGAGGAGCAGATCATGCAGACATTGGTGACGGGTACGACGGGACAGGTCGGCCGGCGCTTCGTGCCGAGGCTGCTGGCGCAGGCCAGGGCGGGGGAGCGGGTCAGGGTCCTGGTCCGGGACGCGGCACGGGGCGAGCCGTTCGCGGAGCTGGGCGCCGAGGTCGTCGTCGGCGACCTGCGGGACGCGGAGGTGCTCGGCAAGGCGGTCGCCGGGGTCGACGCGGTCGTCAACGTCGCGGCGGCCTTCCGGGGCGTGCCCGACGAGGAGGCGCGGGCGGTCAACCGGGATGCGGCCATCGAACTGGGCCGCGCCGCACAGGCCGCGGGGGTGCGCAGGTTCGTGCAGGTCAGCACGGGTCTGGTGTACGGCACGGGGCGCGGCCGCGCGCTGACCGAGGGCGACGAGAGCCGGCCCGGCGGGACGATGTGGGGCGCCTATCCGGAGTCGAAGGCACAGGCGGAGCGGGCCCTGCTCGCGCTGGACGGCATGGACGTACGCATCGGCCGTCTTCCCTTCGTCTACGGCGAGGGCGATCCGCATCTCGCGCAGTCCCTGATGTGGGCCGGGAACTGGGCGGCGACCCAGCGGTTGCACATGGGGCACCATGCGGATGTCGCACAGGGGCTGCTGCGGATCCTGCACGCGCCGGGGATCGCGGGCCGTGTATACAACATCGCCGACGACGTGCCGGTGACAGCGGTCGAACTCCATCAGCTGAACGGGGTCGAGATCCCCGAGGAGCTGTACACCCGCACGGACCCGGACCCATGGCTGGCGGTCCTGTCCACCGAACGGATCCGGCGAGAACTGGGATACCGGCCACTGTTCCCGAGCGTCTACGCGGCTCGGGACGCCGGGGCGCTCTAGAAACAGGGCGCTCTAATCGACGCCCTTGATCCGCCCCACCAGCACCGCCCCCGCCAACCCGATCACCGCCGCCACCGCGTACAGCGTCCGGTAGCCGCCCAGGTACGTGACGATCGGGGCGGCGAGGGCGGGGGCCGCTACCTGGGGGAGGGCGTTGGCCACGTTGATGACGCCCAGGTCCTTGCCGCGGTCCCGGGCCTCGGGCAGGACGTCCGTCATCAGGGCGAAGTCGACCGACATGAAGACGCCGAGGCCGATGCCGAGCAGGGCCGCCACCACGATCGCGCTCGGCCAGGTCTGCCAGGCGGCGAGAAGGGCGGTGGCCGCCGCCATCAGGACGCCGGACCAGTGCACGAAGGGCTTGCGGCGGCCCACCCGGTCCGACCAGATGCCGCCCACCACGACCGTGGCCAGCAGGGACACGGCGTTCACCGCGGTCAGGATCAGCACGCCCTGCTCGGGGTCGTCGTGGTGCAGGCGGTCCCGCAGGTAGTAGAGCAGGTAGAGGATCACCAGCGCGTTGCTCAGGTTGATCAGGAAGCGGGTCAGCCAGGCCCAGCCGAAGTCCGGGTGGCGGCGCGGGCTCAGCCAGAAGCCGCGCGTGAAGGAGCGCCAGGACCAGGCCGGCCGGTCCGCGGCCGGCAGCCGGAGATCCCGGTACCGGAGCACGTACGGCAGCACCCCGGCCACGACGAACACCGCGCACGCCGCGTACCCCGCCGCGATCCCGCCGACCGCCGTCGCCAGCCCCGTCCCGGCGACCGCCCCGAGGATCTGCGCCGCCCCCAACCAGCCGCCCACGACGCCCCGTTGGAGCCGCGGCACCCGGTCCGGCACGGCCGCGGTCACCGCCGCGAAGGCCGCGTTCAGGGTCAGCTGGACCAGACACCAGCCGAGCGCCATCAGCCACAGCCCGTCCGCGCCGGCGAGCAGCAGCAGCGACAGCGCCCCGCCCGCCGCCCCGGCCACGATCCACGGCGTACGACGGCCCCGGCGGGACGTGGTCCGGTCCGACAGCGCGCCGAAGAACGGGTTCGCGGCCAGCGACACCACCGCGCCCGCGCCCGTCACCCAGGCCAGCAGGGTCTCCTTCGACATCCCCGTGCCGGGCGCGAAGTCCTCCGCCTGCTGGGCCAGCAGGATCTGGAGCGGGCCGTACCAGCCCACCCAGATCGCCACGTTGGCCAGCCCCAGCGCCGTCGTCCAGCCCCCGCCGACCCGGTCCGTGGGTTCGGCCAGGGCGTCGGCCGTCATCCCCGCGCCGGGACCTGGGCCCGGAGCACGTCCCGCAGCCAGCCGTACGACGCCTTGGGCGTCCGTTCCTGCGTCGCGTAGTCCACGTGGACCAGCCCGAACCGGCGCGCGTACCCCTCGGCCCACTCGAAGTTGTCCAGCAGCGACCACACGAAGTACCCGCGCACGTCCACGCCCGCCTCCACCGCCCGGTGCAGGGCGCGGATGTGGCCGTCGAGATAGGCGATCCGCTCCTGGTCGTCGACGCCCTCGTACGAGCAGCCGTTCTCGGTGATGACGACGGGCGGCAGCCGGTCGCCGTAGCGCTCGCGGAAGCCGGTGAGCAGCTCCGTCAGCCCCTCGGGGACCACCGGCCACCCGAAGTCCGTCGTCGGCACGCCCTCGATCTCCCTTACCGAGAAGGGCAGTTCGGCGGGCATCGTCACCCCGCCGAAGTCGATCTCGGTGCCCTGCGGGGCGCCCACGCGGGTCGGGGCGTAGTAGTTGACGCCGTAGAAGTCGATCGGCTCGGCGATGACCTTCAGGTCCGACTCGACGTCGCCGGGCATCAGCTCGCCGATGCCGTCCGGGTACCGCCCGAGCAGCAGGGGATCGGCGAACAGCCGGTTCAGGAGCAGGTCGTAGAAGTCCGCCGCCTCCAGGTCCGCCTGCTCCCGCGAGGCCGGCCAGGTCGGCCCGTGCGAGTTGGCGATGCCGATGTCCGTGGCGCCGGCCGCGCGCAGCGCCCGTACCGCCAGGCCGTGCCCGAGCAGCTGGTGGTGGGCGACCGGGAGGGCGTCGAAGAGCAGCCGTTTGCCGGGGGCGTGGGTGCCGAGGGCGTGGCCCAGCAGGGTGTGCTCGGCGGGTTCGTTGAGGGTGATCCACTTCTTCACGCGGTCGCCGAGGCGCTCGGCGACCACGGACACGTACTCGGCGAACCGGGCTGCCGTGTCCCGCTCCAGCCAGTCCAGCGTGAGGGGCAGATCCCAGTGGAAGAGGGTCGGGACCGGGCGTACGCCCGCCGCGCACAGCTCGTCGACCAGGCGGTCGTAGAAGTCGAGGCCCTTCGGGGAGTTCACCCGGGGCCAGGAGACCGAGAAGCGGTACGCGCCCACTCCCAGGCCGGCCAGCAGGGCCACGTCCTCGCGGTAGCGGTGGTAGTGGTCGCACGCCACCTCGGCCGTGGAGCCGTCCTTCACCGTTCCCGGCTCGGCCGTGAAGGCGTCCCACACGGACCGCTCGCGCTCGTCCACGGCGCCCTCGATCTGGTGGGCGGACGTCGAGACGCCCCACAGGAAACCGGCCGGGAAACGGGGTATCGGGCTCTGCGCAGCGCGCTCATCGATCGCCATGCGCCGGATCATCCGTACCGGCGGTAACGGAAGTCAACGCCCCGGCGTGAACTGCCCGTTACGCTCCCTCCTTCAGCACCCTGGTGATCAGCCTGCGCTGCTCGTCGGTGAGCCGGGGATCCGAGCAGTACACCGTCGTGCCGTCCACGGTGATCTGGTAGCTGAAGCCGTCCGGAACCCCGACCGGGGGCGTGCCCCGGCCGGACGCGACCGCGCTCTCGGCCAGGGCCTGCCACTCCGCCGCGTCGGGCCGCCCCGAGGTGTCCACCTCGGCGAACCGCTCGATGCCCGCGAATCCGCCCGTGCGCCGTACCTGAATACGCATGGGTCCCTGTCTAGTACGGAGCTACGGGATCCGCACCCCGACCTGCTCCCAGGCCTTCGAAACGGCCTGAAGCTCCTCGCCGCCGTCGCCGAAGCGCTCGCGCGCGGCCTTCACGGTGAGCGCGGCGAAGTCGGTGAACATGGCCCGGTCCGACAGCTCGCCGCCGGTCAGCACGTCGTACCAGATCCGTCCGGCCTTCTCCCAGGC
The DNA window shown above is from Streptomyces chartreusis and carries:
- a CDS encoding helix-turn-helix transcriptional regulator codes for the protein MNRAELADFLRRGRARLAPSDVGLAPGSRRRTPGLRREEVAQLAGMSVDYYTRLEQSRGPRPSRQMLTALGRALRLTDVEQDHLFHLAGEEPPRHETASAHVRPGLLLILDRLHDSPAQVVNDCGEVLAQNAMAKALIGDVMSRPRRERNLARLFFLDPAARTLFPPEDFESHARAHVSSLRAVAAARPDDPEPTELVAELRAGSAEFARLWDEHEVSRRNEATKRFLHPLVGLLELDCEVMVSHQHHHLLVVHSARPGTDAYERLRLLRVVGLQDMSPSRS
- a CDS encoding NAD-dependent epimerase/dehydratase family protein yields the protein MQTLVTGTTGQVGRRFVPRLLAQARAGERVRVLVRDAARGEPFAELGAEVVVGDLRDAEVLGKAVAGVDAVVNVAAAFRGVPDEEARAVNRDAAIELGRAAQAAGVRRFVQVSTGLVYGTGRGRALTEGDESRPGGTMWGAYPESKAQAERALLALDGMDVRIGRLPFVYGEGDPHLAQSLMWAGNWAATQRLHMGHHADVAQGLLRILHAPGIAGRVYNIADDVPVTAVELHQLNGVEIPEELYTRTDPDPWLAVLSTERIRRELGYRPLFPSVYAARDAGAL
- a CDS encoding MFS transporter, translating into MTADALAEPTDRVGGGWTTALGLANVAIWVGWYGPLQILLAQQAEDFAPGTGMSKETLLAWVTGAGAVVSLAANPFFGALSDRTTSRRGRRTPWIVAGAAGGALSLLLLAGADGLWLMALGWCLVQLTLNAAFAAVTAAVPDRVPRLQRGVVGGWLGAAQILGAVAGTGLATAVGGIAAGYAACAVFVVAGVLPYVLRYRDLRLPAADRPAWSWRSFTRGFWLSPRRHPDFGWAWLTRFLINLSNALVILYLLYYLRDRLHHDDPEQGVLILTAVNAVSLLATVVVGGIWSDRVGRRKPFVHWSGVLMAAATALLAAWQTWPSAIVVAALLGIGLGVFMSVDFALMTDVLPEARDRGKDLGVINVANALPQVAAPALAAPIVTYLGGYRTLYAVAAVIGLAGAVLVGRIKGVD
- a CDS encoding GH1 family beta-glucosidase, whose amino-acid sequence is MIRRMAIDERAAQSPIPRFPAGFLWGVSTSAHQIEGAVDERERSVWDAFTAEPGTVKDGSTAEVACDHYHRYREDVALLAGLGVGAYRFSVSWPRVNSPKGLDFYDRLVDELCAAGVRPVPTLFHWDLPLTLDWLERDTAARFAEYVSVVAERLGDRVKKWITLNEPAEHTLLGHALGTHAPGKRLLFDALPVAHHQLLGHGLAVRALRAAGATDIGIANSHGPTWPASREQADLEAADFYDLLLNRLFADPLLLGRYPDGIGELMPGDVESDLKVIAEPIDFYGVNYYAPTRVGAPQGTEIDFGGVTMPAELPFSVREIEGVPTTDFGWPVVPEGLTELLTGFRERYGDRLPPVVITENGCSYEGVDDQERIAYLDGHIRALHRAVEAGVDVRGYFVWSLLDNFEWAEGYARRFGLVHVDYATQERTPKASYGWLRDVLRAQVPARG
- a CDS encoding protealysin inhibitor emfourin; translation: MRIQVRRTGGFAGIERFAEVDTSGRPDAAEWQALAESAVASGRGTPPVGVPDGFSYQITVDGTTVYCSDPRLTDEQRRLITRVLKEGA